The Vidua chalybeata isolate OUT-0048 chromosome 17, bVidCha1 merged haplotype, whole genome shotgun sequence genome has a segment encoding these proteins:
- the SRSF6 gene encoding serine/arginine-rich splicing factor 6 produces MPRVYIGRLSYHVREKDIQRFFSGYGRLLEVDLKNGYGFVEFEDSRDADDAVYELNGKDLCGERVIVEHARGPRRDRDGYSYSSRSGGGGGYSSRRQSGRDKYGPPVRTEFRLIVENLSSRCSWQDLKDFMRQAGEVTYADAHKERTNEGVIEFRSYSDMKRALDKLDGTEINGRKIRLVEDKPRSSHRRSYSGSRSRSRSRRRSRSRSRRSRSSRSRSRSVSKSRSRSKSRSRSKDRSRSRSKSRKSRSKSKSKPKSDRGSRSHSRSKEKSEKSRSRSRSRSRSPKENGKGDTKSKSRSRSRSRSNSPQQQPSAKARSESPSKRAASRSRSRSRSKSRSRSRSSSRD; encoded by the exons ATGCCGCGCGTCTACATCGGCCGCCTGAGCTACCACGTCCGGGAAAAGGACATCCAGCGCTTCTTCAGCGGCTACGGCCGCCTGCTCGAGGTCGATCTCAAAAACGG CTACGGCTTCGTGGAGTTCGAGGACTCCCGCGACGCCGACGATGCCGTGTACGAGCTGAACGGGAAGGACCTGTGCGGGGAGCGGGTTATCGTGGAGCATGCCCGCGGCCCCCGCCGCGACAGGGACGGCTACAGTTACAGCAGCCGCA GTGGGGGTGGTGGCGGATATAGCAGTCGGAGACAGTCGGGACGAGATAAATACGGACCGCCCGTTCGTACAGAGTTCAGGCTGATTGTTGAGAACCTGTCCAGTCGCTGTAGTTGGCAGGATCTAAAA GATTTCATGAGGCAGGCTGGGGAGGTGACCTATGCAGATGCCCACAAAGAACGTACAAATGAAGGAGTGATCGAGTTCCGGTCGTACTCGGACATGAAGCGCGCCCTGGACAAGCTGGATGGCACAGAGATAAATGGCAGGAAGATCAGGCTGGTGGAGGACAAGCCACGCTCCAGCCACAGGCGATCCTACTCTGGCAGCAGGTCCAG GTCACGATCCAGGAGACGGTCTAGAAGCAGAAGTCGGAGGAGTCGGAGCAGCCGCAGCAGATCCCGTAGTGTCTCCAAAAGCCGTTCCCG ATCTAAATCCAGGTCACGAAGCAAAGACCGCTCCCGTTCCCGATCCAAAAGCAGGAAATCCAGATCAAAGAGCAAATCCAAACCCAAGTCTGACAGGGGTTCACGCTCGCACAGCAGATCCAAGGAGAAGTCTGAGAAGTCCCGGTCCAGATCCAGGTCCAGATCTCGATCTCCCAAAGAAAATGGTAAAGGGGATACTAAGTCTAAGTCCAGGTCCAGGAGCAGGTCTCGCTCCAACTCGCCGCAGCAGCAGCCGTCTGCCAAGGCTCGCTCCGAGTCACCGTCCAAAAGAGCTGCGTCCAGGTCCCGCTCCAGGTCTCGCTCAAAGTCCCGCTCACGATCAAGATCCAGTTCAAGAGATTAG